The genome window GCAGCGGCTTCTCCCCCTTTATTGAAGAATACAAAAAATAGCGCGGGCACCACCATACCGCCCAGTGCAGCAGCAGCCGGGAGCATCGCTTTTTTCACCGAAGAGAGTTCTCCCTCCACCAGTTCCCGTTTAATTTCCAGCCCTACCACAAAAAAGAAGATTGCCATCAGGCCGTCATTAATCCAGAGCAGCAGCGGTTTGGAAATATTAAAGAAATCAAAACCAACGGTAAACTTCAGATTCAGAATAGTAAAATACTGGGATGCATAAGATGAATTAGCCAGCGCAAGCGCAATCGCGGCACAAAACAGCAGAATGATACCACCGGCAGACTCCACCTTCACAAATGAGACCAGCGGATTGAGCACAGCCGAGCGGATATTTTTTTGTATTTTTGCAGACATCACGTTCTCCGTTTTTTGTTCAATTTTCAAATATACTAATATCTTAATCCTCTTCTATGAAAAATCGTTCTATCACAATCCTCTTTCTCGCTTTTTTACTTTCGTCAATACAAATCAGCATGCCCCAAAACTGGCTGAAAGTGGATTCCGTCTTTAATCCTTCGGGCGTATATGCCCTGAGTTTTTCCTGTCCGGCGTTTGCCGATATGGATGGTGACGGTAAAACAGATCTCTTTGTGGGAAACTCCACCAGGGCACAATACTTTAAAAATATTTCCGATTCAGGCATCACCTCATTCAGCTATGACGAGGCAATGCTGGCTTCGATATATACAACCAGCATCGGGGTTAACAATTATTATCCCCTCACCGCTGATCTTGACAATGACGGCGATAACGATCTGATCATCGGCGGTTACAATGGCTTTATATACTACCGTAATGACGGCAACCCCGCTTCCGCAGTGTGGACAAAGATTGACACATTTTTTCAGGCGGTGAATCCCCTTATCGGCACCGATGCGCGCCCCGTGCTTGTGGATATTGACAATGACGGTGATCTGGATTTATTCGCCGGCATTGGCGAGTCACTGTTCGGCGGTCCCACGGCGGGCATTACCATCGGATTCAGAAATACCGGCAATAACACATCCGCCGTGTTCACGCAGGATAACACCCTCACAACCGGACTTCCTGATGCAGGGCTTAACTCTTTTCCCGCATTCGCGGATGTTGACGCAGACGGTGATTATGATCTCCTGATCGGGCGCGATATTGCCTCATTCCTCTTTTACCGGAATACCGGAACCGCCGCTTCACCGGTCTGGACGCGTGATTTTAATATGTTCAACACCATGGAAACCACCACATACTGGAAAGTTCCCGTTCTGTTTGATTACGACAATGACGGCGATTATGACCTTATATACGGCAGCGATAACGGCCGCCTTACGGTCTATCAGAACACGGGCACGCCCACAGCTCCTGTATATACACGCAATAATGATCTTTTCCGCGTGATAAAAAGCCAGGGAAGCGGAGCCACTGCCGCGCTTGGTGATTTTGATAACGACGGCGATTATGATCTGATAAGCGGTGACTGGAGCGGCAAGTTTCAGTACTTCCGGAATAGCGGCGGACAGGTCTTCCCCTCGTTTGCTTCCGTTTCTTCCCCCCTGACCGTACTCGATCCCGGTTCCTATTCATCCCCCACCGTGGTTGATCTGGATGGCGATGGCGATCTTGATGTGGTTGCCGGCGAATTGAACGGCAAACTCTACGGATATATAAATAACGGAGGAAGTTTTGCATCAAACAATGCTCCCTTTTCAGCAATAAATGTCACCGGTTTTTCGCATCCGGCTTTTGCTGATCTGGATGCCGATGGCGACCCTGATCTCATCCTCGGCGCAGAGACATCATCCAACTGGCGCGCTTACCGGAATCAGGGTTCAATGACATTTGTTGAAGACAATACCCTTCTGACAGGCGTTACCACTTACAGCAGAGGTAAACCGGCTCTGGCCGATATTGACCTTGATGGTGACTATGATCTGGTAATCGGCCGCTCATTTGGTGAGGTGGCTTTATTTGAAAATAAAGGTACAGCCCTGTCCCCCTCCTGGGTTTTGAATGACACCCTGTTCGCGGGCATCAAGGTCAAGCAAAGCGCCTCCCCCGCATTTGGCGATATGGATGGTGACGGTAAACCGGACATGATTCTTGCAGAATATGACGGCAACTTTACATGGTTTAAAAATCTGATGAATATTACCGTTGGCACCGAAGAAGATGCAGCGGTACTTCCTTCCGGATTCTCGCTTGAGCAGAATTACCCGAATCCGTTTAATCCGTCAACCAGGATTAACTTTACACTTCCCCGTGAGATGAAAATCCGCCTTGAGGTGTATTCCGCTGAGGGGGTGCTGGTACGTGAAGTCCTGAACGGCAGTTTTGCCTCCGGAGCTCACTCAGTGCAGCTTGATTTTGCTTCATCTGGTTTGAGCAGCGGAGTTTATTTTTACTCCCTCAGAGGAGAAGGGCTTTTCCTCAGCCGGAAAATGATCCTGCTCAAGTAAGCGGCAATCCTGCTGTAACCGGAACATCGTGCGGAGTTTGTCTGTTTAACTGGTATGAACAGAATTATGATACAATAAATGGAATATACTGCGGAAACAGCAGCGCTGATTGTAACGGCGCTGCATGTTCCTTTTTTTCTGACATCACTGTATAATCTTCTTACCGCCCCGGAGGTAAAAACTGCAGAGGGGCATCAGGGAAAAGTATCGCTGCTGATTCCTGCCCGCAATGAAGAGAAGAATATCGGCAGGACGCTTGAAAGTATCCTTGCAATGAGTGATCCGCTGCATGAAATCCTTATCCTTGATGACAACTCAACCGACGGCACCAGGAGGATTGCCGAATCCTTCTCCGCAAAAGACCGGCGCATCATGATAATAAGCGGAAAAGAACTCCCCACCGGCTGGCTCGGAAAAAACTTCGCCTGCCATCAGCTCTCTGAAAAAGCAACCGGGGAATATCTCCTGTTCATGGACAGCGATGTTGCCATGAAGAGCGGCTCCGTTTCTTTTCTGATCAGTAAGATGAAAGAGCTTAACCTGAGCGCTGCATCGGTGTTCCCGACACAGTTAATGTCCGGTGTAGGAGAAAAGTTTATCGTCCCGATGATGAACTGGATCCTGCTGAACCTGCTCCCGCTCAATTTTGTATATAGAAGTAATAATCCGGCGTTTGTGGCAGCAAACGGCCAGCTCCTCTGCTTCCGCAGAGATGATTATCAGTCACTCGGAGGGCATGCATCCGTGAAAGATAAGGTGGTGGAGGATATGGAGCTAGCCCGTATGATTAAACGGAGCGGCAGAAAAATGATGACCTTTACCGGAGGCAGTCAGATTTTCTGTACAATGTACTCCTCGCTTGGCGAAAGCATAAAAGGATTCTCAAAGAATTTTTTCCCCGGTTTTGCGATGCCCGCGCCGGTATTTCTGCTGTTTGTCTTATTTTTAACCGCCCTCTTTCTTGCGCCTCTTGCCGGAGTATGGTTCTCTTCTCTTTTTATAATTCCCTCGGCAATGATATATATACAGCGGGCAGCCGTATCACGCATATCGCGCGGTGTCTTGCTTTTTAATCTGGTCTTTCACCCGGTTCAGATGCTGGCAGTGCTGTGGACCGGAATCAACTCAGTCCGCGTAACGCTCTCACGCGCCGCCGAATGGAAAGGAAGAAAAATCTGAAAAAGTATATCTATATAATACTTGGAGTCATGTATCTGGTAGGAATCGCCGGACACAGTACTGAGGTCCTTTTTCCGCTGATGATTACGCTTACTCCTTTCACGCTGTTCTTTACCGGATCACTCACGCTCTATGCATCCGGTCTGTATAAGGAAAAAAGTTTCATCATCTGGTTTTTGGTCACATATATCTTCACATTTTTTTCTGAATACGTGGGCGTTAAAACCGGACTGATATTCGGTGCGTATGAATACAGTTCAGTTCTGGGCTTTTCACTGGGAGATGTTCCGCTGATTATCGGGTTTAACTGGGTTCTGGTAGTGGCAGGGAGCATTTATCTGGCATCCCTGATAACAAAAAACAGCGGTATCCGTGTGCCTCTTGCCGGTGTTCTCGCCGTGCTCTTTGACTATTTCCTTGAGCCGGTTGCTATTGCGCTGGACTACTGGACCTGGGCTGATGTTGCCGTCCCGATGCAGAATTATATTGCCTGGTTTCTGATTGCTTCAGCCGCAGCATACTTTTACGGCCGGCTGGTGGAGAAAAAAACCGACATGGTTTTTGGTTATTATTTCGGGCTTCAGCTTATCTTTTTCATAGCATTACAGATTTTTGCTATTTAATTACCACAGAGTAAAAACTTTATGAATGAACAACTTTCTCTGGAACAAACTCAGGCACAAAAGCGTATAACGGGTGTCATCATTGCGTCCGCCATAATTATTCTGTGGCTGGGGCATCTGGCGTACATCCTGACTTCGGTTGAGCCTGACCCGGCTAATCCGGTTTTCTGGCTTCATTTTCTGCTGCAGACGTATCTTTATACCGGCCTTTTTATAACCGGCCATGATGCGATGCACGGAACCATCTACCGCGGAAAAGGATGGAATTCGTTCTTTGGCAGCGTTTCCTGCTTTCTTTACGCGGGACTTTCCTACAAAACCCTGATCAAGAATCATTTTCTTCATCACAAACATCCGGGCGAGGAGGGAGATCCCGATTTCAGCGTAAAGACGCAGAACTTCTGGCTCTGG of Ignavibacteriales bacterium contains these proteins:
- a CDS encoding carotenoid biosynthesis protein, whose product is MERKKNLKKYIYIILGVMYLVGIAGHSTEVLFPLMITLTPFTLFFTGSLTLYASGLYKEKSFIIWFLVTYIFTFFSEYVGVKTGLIFGAYEYSSVLGFSLGDVPLIIGFNWVLVVAGSIYLASLITKNSGIRVPLAGVLAVLFDYFLEPVAIALDYWTWADVAVPMQNYIAWFLIASAAAYFYGRLVEKKTDMVFGYYFGLQLIFFIALQIFAI
- a CDS encoding glycosyltransferase; the protein is MEYTAETAALIVTALHVPFFLTSLYNLLTAPEVKTAEGHQGKVSLLIPARNEEKNIGRTLESILAMSDPLHEILILDDNSTDGTRRIAESFSAKDRRIMIISGKELPTGWLGKNFACHQLSEKATGEYLLFMDSDVAMKSGSVSFLISKMKELNLSAASVFPTQLMSGVGEKFIVPMMNWILLNLLPLNFVYRSNNPAFVAANGQLLCFRRDDYQSLGGHASVKDKVVEDMELARMIKRSGRKMMTFTGGSQIFCTMYSSLGESIKGFSKNFFPGFAMPAPVFLLFVLFLTALFLAPLAGVWFSSLFIIPSAMIYIQRAAVSRISRGVLLFNLVFHPVQMLAVLWTGINSVRVTLSRAAEWKGRKI
- a CDS encoding T9SS type A sorting domain-containing protein, whose translation is MKNRSITILFLAFLLSSIQISMPQNWLKVDSVFNPSGVYALSFSCPAFADMDGDGKTDLFVGNSTRAQYFKNISDSGITSFSYDEAMLASIYTTSIGVNNYYPLTADLDNDGDNDLIIGGYNGFIYYRNDGNPASAVWTKIDTFFQAVNPLIGTDARPVLVDIDNDGDLDLFAGIGESLFGGPTAGITIGFRNTGNNTSAVFTQDNTLTTGLPDAGLNSFPAFADVDADGDYDLLIGRDIASFLFYRNTGTAASPVWTRDFNMFNTMETTTYWKVPVLFDYDNDGDYDLIYGSDNGRLTVYQNTGTPTAPVYTRNNDLFRVIKSQGSGATAALGDFDNDGDYDLISGDWSGKFQYFRNSGGQVFPSFASVSSPLTVLDPGSYSSPTVVDLDGDGDLDVVAGELNGKLYGYINNGGSFASNNAPFSAINVTGFSHPAFADLDADGDPDLILGAETSSNWRAYRNQGSMTFVEDNTLLTGVTTYSRGKPALADIDLDGDYDLVIGRSFGEVALFENKGTALSPSWVLNDTLFAGIKVKQSASPAFGDMDGDGKPDMILAEYDGNFTWFKNLMNITVGTEEDAAVLPSGFSLEQNYPNPFNPSTRINFTLPREMKIRLEVYSAEGVLVREVLNGSFASGAHSVQLDFASSGLSSGVYFYSLRGEGLFLSRKMILLK
- a CDS encoding fatty acid desaturase encodes the protein MNEQLSLEQTQAQKRITGVIIASAIIILWLGHLAYILTSVEPDPANPVFWLHFLLQTYLYTGLFITGHDAMHGTIYRGKGWNSFFGSVSCFLYAGLSYKTLIKNHFLHHKHPGEEGDPDFSVKTQNFWLWWLSFMYHYTTLWQLTIMAVAFNVMKRYIPESSLIAFWVIPAFLSSLQLFYFGTYKPHMKPHTDEMKPHKARSQKLNHLWAMLSCYFFGYHHEHHEYPRTPWWQLYKVKEAAEGKAA